A part of Macadamia integrifolia cultivar HAES 741 unplaced genomic scaffold, SCU_Mint_v3 scaffold187, whole genome shotgun sequence genomic DNA contains:
- the LOC122065060 gene encoding acidic leucine-rich nuclear phosphoprotein 32 family member E-like, with protein sequence MLSYIFWCPSRPSDTEEFEFHEESDKEPSEGEISEEEDDDNDNEDEDWDDSDDSDARSDDKYRDWDDIDYRGPWNNDEDNESGYYSPRDPAGYSVYAIDEDDPMVDPKDAIQSTLTISMKGDESASNSKDSKDIKEYEIIIAGNVDPIAE encoded by the coding sequence AAGAATTTGAGTTCCATGAAGAATCAGATAAAGagccaagtgagggggaaatcagtgaagaagaggacgaTGATAATGACAATGAAGATGAGGATTGGGATGATAGTGATGACTCTGATGCTCGAAGTGATGATAAGTACAGGGATTGGGATGACATTGACTACCGGGGACCTTGgaataatgatgaagataatGAATCTGGGTATTACTCACCAAGGGATCCAGCAGGATACTCAGTGTATGCGATCGATGAAGATGACCCGATGGTTGATCCGAAAGATGCTATTCAATCAACACTCACAATCAGCATGAAAGGAGATGAGTCTGCATCAAACTCAAAAGATAGTAAGGATATCAAAGAGTATGAGATCATCATTGCAGGTAATGTGGACCCTatagcagaatag